The nucleotide sequence TTTTTTCATTCACTTGTGCTTCGAGAACCTCAGCGCCCGTTTTGAAAAAAGATAGAGCGGACAGCCCGACCCCGATTTTTCATCGGGGGACCGCCCAAAACAATATTTAGCCTTTTGGGAAACTTTTGGGGCGCGTATCTCGTAAGCCGCCCATCTGTAACAGGAAACGCACAAAAAATAATCTCATGCGAATTCAGAAATTGTTGGCCGCTGGCCTATTGACCATAGCATCTTTTGGTGTTTTTGCCCAGGGTTTTGAGGGCTCCATTTATTTTACCAAATCGAACATGATGGACGTGACGCAATACGCGTATCATGTGAAAGGAAACATGGTTCGGATTGACGAAATGGTGGAAGGAAGCGACAAATTGGTGGCCACGCTTTTGGTTGATCTGGAAAAAGGTGAAATGATCGCTTTGAGCCACGAACGGAACTTGTATATGAACCGTCCGAGTAAGATGGACAGCGACAAACCGCTAACGGGTTTTGAAGTGATTGAAGGTCAGTTGGAGCGTTCTATTCACAGCATGAACTGTTCTCAGTATCGTGTGAAGAACAAGGCTGCAGATCGCGAAGTGATGTATTGGGTAACAGAGGGCGATTATTCATTTTTCCCGAAGCTGTTGAAGATCTTGGCCCGAAAGGATAACTTCTCTACTTACTATCTGGAAATGCCTGATCTGGACAAAAAACTTCCGCTAATGGCGCAGGAAAACACGCTTCTGAGAGAGAAGAAAGGTTTCTTGCAAGTAGATAAGATTGAGAAGAAAAAGCTTGACGATGCGTTATTCAAGATTCCAGCGAACTTCGAAAAGGTAGAACGCTAATTACGATACGTATTGGAACTGTGAGCCGCTGTCCGTTATTCGGATAGCGGCTTTTTTGCCTAAAATAAGTGCGCGATTATCGTCAATGTGCCCTGCAGGGAAGTTGAAACAGACGGGATAATTGTATTCTTCCACCGCTTCGCGAATAATCTCTTCGGCCGTTTTTCCGAATGGAATCGTATTGTCTCGCATATCGCTCATGCCACCAACGATGAGACCTTTCAGATCTGCCAGTTTTCCGCTTCGCTTGAGGTTCATCATCATGCGATCGATGTGGTACATGTATTCGTCCAGATCTTCGAGAAACAGGATTTTTCCGTTTGGGTTGATGTCTGATTTCGAACCAAGAATGGAATAAAGTACAGAGAGATTTCCGCCCACAATTTCCCCTTCCATTTCGCCTTTCCTGTTGAGTGGATGTGACGGAAAACTGTAGCTAGGAAGTTCGCCTTTCAGCGAATTGATAAGCGTGGTTATCTGCACGTGGTCTTCTGGCAGCGCCTTCATGCTCAAGGGCATTGAACTGTGCAACGTGGCAACGCCAAAATTCTGGTTGATATGCGCATGCAGCACGGTAATGTCGCTGAATCCGCAGAGCCATTTCGGATGCTTGACGAATTCCGAGAAATCGAGTTTATCGATGATGCGCACCGTTCCGTAACCGCCACGCGCGCAGAGAATGGCGTTGATGTCGGGATCATCCAACATGCGTTGCATATCAGCAGCTCGGTCATCGTCACTTCCCGAATACTGATTTTCGGCTCCGAACATGCGTTGCCCAGTGCGAACTGTGAAACCTGCATCAGCCAACACGCCAATGGTCGGTTCTACTTCTTCCCATGTGAGTTTTCGTGCTGTAGCGACTATTCCAATAGTGCTTCCGGGTTTGAGAAATGGAGGTTCGATCATGCCGTGGTTGAATGCTATCTTTGCGCCCTCAAAATAAACGCTTTGACTGC is from Flavobacteriales bacterium and encodes:
- a CDS encoding DUF4412 domain-containing protein, which produces MRIQKLLAAGLLTIASFGVFAQGFEGSIYFTKSNMMDVTQYAYHVKGNMVRIDEMVEGSDKLVATLLVDLEKGEMIALSHERNLYMNRPSKMDSDKPLTGFEVIEGQLERSIHSMNCSQYRVKNKAADREVMYWVTEGDYSFFPKLLKILARKDNFSTYYLEMPDLDKKLPLMAQENTLLREKKGFLQVDKIEKKKLDDALFKIPANFEKVER
- a CDS encoding LD-carboxypeptidase, with protein sequence MIEPPFLKPGSTIGIVATARKLTWEEVEPTIGVLADAGFTVRTGQRMFGAENQYSGSDDDRAADMQRMLDDPDINAILCARGGYGTVRIIDKLDFSEFVKHPKWLCGFSDITVLHAHINQNFGVATLHSSMPLSMKALPEDHVQITTLINSLKGELPSYSFPSHPLNRKGEMEGEIVGGNLSVLYSILGSKSDINPNGKILFLEDLDEYMYHIDRMMMNLKRSGKLADLKGLIVGGMSDMRDNTIPFGKTAEEIIREAVEEYNYPVCFNFPAGHIDDNRALILGKKAAIRITDSGSQFQYVS